The following coding sequences lie in one Arachis ipaensis cultivar K30076 chromosome B05, Araip1.1, whole genome shotgun sequence genomic window:
- the LOC107642344 gene encoding syntaxin-22, producing MSFQDIEAGRPFASRRGHINGKQDPTQAVAAGIFQINTAVSTFQRLVNTLGTPKDTPELREKLHKTRLHIGQLVKDTSAKLKQASEIDHQSNINASKKIADAKLAKDFQAVLKEFQKAQRLAAERETAYTPFVPQAAPSSYTANEADANSGKTPEQRALLVESRRQEVVFLDNEIAFNEAIIEEREQGIQEIQQQIGEVNEIFKDLAVLVHEQGAMIDDIGSNIEHSHAATAQARSQLAKASKTQRSNSSLTCLLLVIFGIVLLIVIVVLAA from the exons ATGAGCTTTCAAGACATCGAGGCCGGCCGGCCGTTCGCTTCCCGCCGAGGCCACATCAACGGCAAGCAAGACCCCACTCAGGCGGTGGCTGCCGGAATTTTCCAGATCAACACTGCGGTCTCCACCTTCCAGAGGCTCGTTAACACCCTAGGAACCCCCAAAGACACCCCCGAGCTCCGCGAGAAGCT GCACAAGACAAGGCTGCACATTGGACAATTGGTGAAGGACACTTCAGCGAAGCTTAAACAAGCTAGTGAAATTGATCACCAATCTAATATCAAT GCAAGCAAGAAGATAGCAGATGCTAAACTCGCGAAAGATTTTCAGGCAGTGTTGAAAGAATTTCAGAAGGCACAGCGTCTTGCGGCAGAGAGGGAAACAGCTTACACCCCATTTGTTCCACAAGCAGCTCCATCCAG CTATACAGCTAATGAAGCAGATGCTAATTCTGGTAAGACGCCAGAACAGCGTGCCCTTCTTGTGGAATCCAGAAG GCAGGAGGTGGTGTTCTTAGATAATGAGATTGCCTTCAATGAGGCTATCATTGAAGAAAGAGAGCAAGGCATTCAAGAAATTCAGCAGCAAATTGGTGAAGTAAATGAAATTTTTAAAGACCTTGCTGTGCTTGTGCATGAACAAGGAGCTATGATTG ATGATATTGGGTCCAACATTGAGCATTCCCATGCAGCAACTGCACAAGCAAGATCTCAACTTGCTAAAGCTTCAAAGACTCAAAGATCAAATTCTTCTTTG ACATGCTTGCTTTTGGTGATATTTGGAATTGTGCTTCTAATTGTCATCGTTGTTCTGGCTGCTTAG
- the LOC107642345 gene encoding binding partner of ACD11 1 has translation MSSIKTVKVSNVSLGATDRDIKEFFSFSGDIEYVELRSHDERSQIAYVTFKDAQGAETAVLLSGATIVDLSVTITPDPDYKLPPAAFASAPNESQAPGGADSALRKAEDVVSSMLAKGFILGKDAVNKAKNFDEKHQLTSSASAKVASIDQKIGFSEKITAGASAVSGRVREVDQKFQVSEKTKSAFAAAEQKVSTAGSALMKNRYILTGASWVTGAFNRVSKAAEDVGQKTKEKVVSAEEQQKRQVEDQYAQVLSESPKAGSAASEHHSSKPAPAQGLIL, from the exons ATGTCGTCG ATAAAGACTGTTAAGGTCAGTAACGTTTCCTTGGGAGCTACTGATCGAGACATTAAGgagttcttttctttttctggtGACATTGAATATGTTGAGCTTCGGAG TCATGATGAACGGTCCCAAATTGCTTATGTTACCTTCAAGGATGCACAGGGAGCTGAGACTGCAGTACTGCTATCG GGAGCAACTATAGTTGATTTGTCGGTTACAATAACTCCAGATCCAGATTACAAACTTCCACCTGCTGCCTTTGCATCAGCT CCAAACGAAAGTCAAGCTCCCGGTGGTGCTGATTCTGCTTTAAGGAAGGCAGAGGATGTGGTTTCAAGCATGCTGGCCAAGGGCTTTATCTTAGGGAAGGATGCTGTCAACAAAGCAAAGAATTTTGATGAGAAGCACCAATTAACCTCATCTGCCTCAGCAAAAGTTGCATCTATTGATCAGAAAATTGGGTTCAGTGAGAAAATAACTGCTGGTGCTTCAGCTGTAAGTGGTAGAGTTCGAGAGGTTGACCAAAAGTTCCAGGTTTCAGAGAAGACCAAATCGGCATTTGCAGCTGCAGAGCAAAAAGTCAGTACTGCTGGTTCTGCCTTGATGAAGAATCGCTATATACTTACTGGTGCCTCCTGGGTAACAGGTGCTTTCAACAGGGTTTCTAAGGCGGCTGAGGATGTAGGACAGAAGACGAAAGAGAAAGTAGTTAGCGCAGAAGAGCAACAAAAGCGACAAGTGGAAGATCAGTATGCGCAAGTCCTTTCTGAGTCCCCAAAAGCTGGTTCGGCAGCAAGTGAACATCACTCTTCCAAGCCTGCCCCTGCTCAGGGTTTGATCCTTTGA
- the LOC107642346 gene encoding uncharacterized protein LOC107642346 isoform X2 translates to MHRQSLGSPSSKLHHGVALADHHALPADDAPKPHRMSSPPPRPPHKLIHLIPLLTLLCFLILYLCSHTPSPSDLDHVPGFNRSSKHHVLVAEINDIERYTDAKRADVFAIRSLRNLQQIQKNRLNRKLADF, encoded by the exons ATGCACAGACAGTCCCTGGGTTCGCCCTCCTCCAAGCTCCACCATGGAGTCGCCCTCGCCGACCACCACGCTCTCCCCGCCGACGACGCTCCCAAGCCTCACCGCATGTCCTCTCCGCCTCCCCGCCCTCCTCACAAGCTCATCCACCTCATTCCTCTTCTCACTCTCCTCTGTTTCCTCATCCTCTACCTTTGCTCCCACACTCCCTCTCCCTCAG ATTTAGATCATGTTCCTGGATTCAACCGCTCCTCCAAGCATCATGTATTAG TTGCGGAGATCAACGACATTGAGCGTTACACGGACGCCAAGAGAGCCGATGTTTTCGCGATCCGAAGCCTCCGTAATTTACAGCAGATACAAAAAAATCGCCTCAACAGAAAACTCGCcgatttttaa
- the LOC107642346 gene encoding uncharacterized protein LOC107642346 isoform X1, giving the protein MHRQSLGSPSSKLHHGVALADHHALPADDAPKPHRMSSPPPRPPHKLIHLIPLLTLLCFLILYLCSHTPSPSDLDHVPGFNRSSKHHVLDSVAEINDIERYTDAKRADVFAIRSLRNLQQIQKNRLNRKLADF; this is encoded by the exons ATGCACAGACAGTCCCTGGGTTCGCCCTCCTCCAAGCTCCACCATGGAGTCGCCCTCGCCGACCACCACGCTCTCCCCGCCGACGACGCTCCCAAGCCTCACCGCATGTCCTCTCCGCCTCCCCGCCCTCCTCACAAGCTCATCCACCTCATTCCTCTTCTCACTCTCCTCTGTTTCCTCATCCTCTACCTTTGCTCCCACACTCCCTCTCCCTCAG ATTTAGATCATGTTCCTGGATTCAACCGCTCCTCCAAGCATCATGTATTAG ATTCAGTTGCGGAGATCAACGACATTGAGCGTTACACGGACGCCAAGAGAGCCGATGTTTTCGCGATCCGAAGCCTCCGTAATTTACAGCAGATACAAAAAAATCGCCTCAACAGAAAACTCGCcgatttttaa
- the LOC107642347 gene encoding uncharacterized protein LOC107642347: MVLWEITLGTAYFLGLKRTYRLALRIQRKLISPNHPKVRDFLHRRTRAVFDVVVKVHRNIQDRDIEAGRNLGNTILRWLDRMKPSAGIRGAPSGSLPSGSSSEKLTKNSTGASNNKPTGYFGSFKKDSDRHLFTSLRKRPFPTISRMTRPPNPAGTSVHGRNLSIYAPEVSRSNYRMNESGGVFRKDIMQWMLRN; this comes from the exons ATGGTGCTGTGGGAGATAACACTTGGAACTGCGTATTTTCTGGGTCTGAAACGAACTTACAGGCTTGCCCTCAGGATTCAGCGCAAGCTCATTAGCCCTAACCACCCTAAGGTCCGCGATTTCCTTCACAG GCGGACCCGTGCTGTATTTGACGTAGTAGTCAAAGTTCATAGAAACATTCAAGATAGAGACATAGAAGCAGGACGGAATCTTGGAAACACAATTTTGCGATGGCTAGATCGGATGAAGCCATCAGCTGGAATTCGAGGTGCTCCTTCTGGATCACTTCCCAGTGGCAGCTCAAGTGAAAAACTGACAAAGAATTCAACTGGAGCTTCCAACAACAAGCCTACTGGTTATTTTGGATCCTTCAAGAAGGACTCCGATAGGCATCTCTTTACCTCGTTGAGGAAAAGACCTTTTCCTACCATTTCAAGGATGACTCGACCACCGAATCCTGCCGGGACTAGTGTCCATGGCAGGAACCTCAGCATCTATGCTCCTGAAGTCTCTAGATCAAATTATAGAATGAATGAGTCAGGAGGTGTATTTAGGAAGGACATCATGCAATGGATGCTGCGAAACTAG
- the LOC107642349 gene encoding plastoglobulin-1, chloroplastic, producing MAQLSSFTCTPRAPSTTSQNPNSLFPFSLSPLRFPFPLSPRSQTFPSIRLAASSPAGGGSGDVDKASAKISDEWGEDYEPEPEAAFTKLPDSDPPRDEDEWEEGGRDGAGGYIEGGNGTPAATPKDVSAEEEGKLEGLKRALVDSVYGTQLGFRAGSEVRAEVSELVTQLEAANPTPNPVEEPALLDGTWVLLYTASSELLPLLAVGSLPLLKVDKISQTIDTGSLTIINSITLSSPFTTLSFSASASFEVRTPTRIQVTFKEGSFNPPEIKSRPELPEDVDVFGQRISLSPLQQSLGPLQDAVANISRAISGQPPLKVPIPGERTSSWLITTYLDKDFRISRGDGGLFVLAKEGSPLLD from the exons ATGGCTCAACTATCCTCTTTCACGTGCACCCCACGCGCCCCTTCCACCACCTCGCAAAACCCTAATTCCCTCTTTCCATTTTCTCTTTCTCCCCTTCGCTTCCCATTCCCTCTCTCTCCACGCTCTCAAACCTTCCCTTCTATCCGCCTCGCCGCCTCCTCCCCTGCCGGCGGTGGCTCCGGCGACGTTGACAAGGCCTCCGCGAAGATCTCCGATGAATGGGGTGAGGATTACGAGCCCGAGCCCGAAGCGGCGTTCACCAAGCTTCCCGATTCTGACCCTCCCAGGGACGAAGATGAGTGGGAGGAAGGAGGACGTGATGGCGCCGGCGGTTACATCGAAGGCGGAAACGGAACTCCGGCTGCCACGCCTAAGGATGTTTCGGCGGAGGAGGAGGGGAAGCTGGAGGGTCTGAAGCGGGCTCTAGTGGACAGTGTTTATGGGACTCAGCTCGGGTTTCGGGCAGGGTCGGAGGTCCGGGCCGAGGTATCCGAGTTGGTGACTCAGTTGGAAGCGGCAAACCCGACGCCTAACCCGGTTGAGGAACCCGCGCTTCTCGATGGAACTTGGGTGTTGCT GTACACTGCATCTTCGGAACTTTTACCTCTTCTAGCAGTTGGATCGTTACCTTTGTTGAAGGTGGACAAGATTTCACAAACAATCGATACTGGTAGCTTGACCATTATAAACTCCATCACATTATCTAGTCCTTTTACCACTTTGTCTTTCAGTGCATCTGCCTCATTTGAAGTTCGAACCCCTACAAGAATACAG GTTACATTTAAAGAAGGTTCATTCAATCCTCCAGAGATAAAGTCTCGACCTGAACTGCCAGAAGATGTAGACGTTTTTGGCCAAAGGATCAGCCTTTCACCTCTGCAACAATCTCTTGGTCCTCTGCAAGATGCAGTGGCAAACATTTCACGTGCCATATCCGGTCAGCCACCTCTCAAGGTTCCCATTCCTGGTGAGAGGACTAGTTCATGGCTTATTACTACATATCTTGATAAGGACTTCAGAATATCAAGGGGAGATGGCGGTCTTTTTGTCCTTGCCAAAGAAGGGAGTCCCCTTCTTGATTAG